One Thalassoglobus sp. JC818 genomic region harbors:
- a CDS encoding DUF1592 domain-containing protein gives MSLFKHFAWCVAALCCSVCLPLTPHANADEDHSEQKAAAKKSFEDDVAPFIKRYCLDCHQNRRPTEAGVNFSPALPKPEDAAFHEQWKKAIARVRAHDMPPDYADRLPKDEDREAFLKGVAQIKYLSPRDPGLFIIRRLTKVEYSNTLRDLFGVNPEVANDLPDEVSGAGYLNSLSPLQIEQYLAIAEKVLNEVFPNGESPSSEQQLTLFGTTLSEETKLSNADIRESARTLARKAFRRPPTSEEVDTLTQVFELGRENDLSDTEALRLMVKAVLVSPQFLFITPATDVEPTEQIVPLDDYQLASRLSFLVWASMPDDELMELADQGKLREPSVLKSQVKRLLIDPRSRALFDGFGAQWLGLDRLENQVFDPKVFPEMTNEMKLAMYDEARLFFESIVRENQSVVRFIDADYTYLNPTLASVYGLDDQVTGSEMQRVQLSNSRRGGILGMPGVLAVTSFPNRTSPVKRGVWVLEQVLGDHVPAAPPDVPALESQDQQSVANLNLRERTELHRTDPVCANCHKLLDPIGFGLENYDAIGRWRDQDDQGDAIDAAGELPDGRKFSNPTELKAMIASRVDELARNLVEKLLAYGLCRSLEGYDEIVVDGLMQEIADDDYRMQTLITAVVTSYPFTHRRVQEDRSK, from the coding sequence GTGTCTCTCTTCAAACACTTCGCATGGTGTGTCGCTGCACTGTGCTGTTCGGTGTGCTTGCCTCTGACACCACACGCAAACGCTGACGAAGACCACAGCGAGCAAAAAGCGGCAGCGAAAAAGTCGTTCGAAGATGACGTCGCGCCGTTTATCAAACGCTATTGCCTCGATTGCCATCAAAATCGAAGACCCACCGAAGCCGGAGTGAATTTCTCTCCAGCACTTCCGAAACCGGAAGACGCAGCCTTCCATGAGCAATGGAAGAAAGCGATCGCTCGAGTCCGTGCTCACGACATGCCGCCCGACTACGCGGATCGCCTTCCTAAAGACGAAGACCGCGAAGCCTTTCTCAAGGGCGTGGCTCAAATTAAGTATCTGAGCCCGCGAGATCCGGGACTCTTCATCATCCGACGACTCACGAAAGTCGAATACAGCAACACGCTCCGCGACTTGTTCGGAGTGAATCCAGAGGTCGCAAACGACCTCCCTGACGAAGTCAGCGGAGCAGGCTATCTCAATTCGCTGTCACCTCTGCAGATTGAACAGTACCTCGCAATCGCAGAAAAAGTTCTCAACGAAGTTTTTCCCAACGGTGAGTCTCCATCAAGTGAGCAGCAGCTGACTCTCTTCGGAACAACTCTTTCCGAAGAAACAAAACTCTCCAATGCCGACATCCGTGAGAGTGCCCGTACCCTCGCCAGAAAAGCTTTCCGTCGACCGCCGACAAGTGAAGAAGTCGACACCCTCACACAGGTCTTCGAACTCGGACGTGAGAACGATCTTTCGGACACCGAAGCCCTTCGCCTGATGGTCAAAGCTGTCCTCGTCTCGCCTCAGTTTCTGTTCATCACACCCGCGACTGACGTTGAGCCAACCGAACAGATCGTCCCCCTCGACGACTATCAACTCGCCTCTCGCTTATCGTTTCTGGTGTGGGCATCGATGCCAGACGATGAACTCATGGAACTGGCCGATCAGGGAAAACTCCGCGAACCCTCCGTTCTCAAGTCCCAAGTGAAACGCCTTCTGATCGATCCACGGTCGCGTGCGCTGTTTGATGGGTTCGGAGCTCAGTGGCTCGGGCTGGATCGACTCGAAAATCAGGTCTTCGACCCGAAAGTCTTTCCGGAGATGACCAACGAAATGAAACTGGCGATGTACGACGAAGCTCGACTCTTCTTCGAGAGCATTGTTCGCGAAAATCAAAGCGTCGTGAGATTCATCGATGCTGACTACACCTACCTCAATCCGACTCTCGCGTCAGTTTACGGACTGGACGACCAAGTCACCGGAAGCGAAATGCAACGAGTTCAACTGTCGAACTCTCGTCGCGGCGGAATTTTGGGAATGCCCGGTGTCCTCGCGGTGACCTCATTTCCCAATCGCACAAGCCCCGTCAAACGCGGGGTCTGGGTTCTCGAACAAGTCCTCGGAGATCACGTTCCGGCTGCCCCGCCCGATGTTCCCGCTCTCGAAAGCCAGGATCAACAATCGGTCGCGAACCTAAACCTTCGCGAAAGAACAGAATTACACCGAACTGATCCTGTGTGTGCAAATTGCCACAAGTTGCTCGATCCAATTGGATTCGGTCTGGAGAACTATGATGCCATCGGAAGATGGAGAGACCAGGACGACCAAGGAGACGCCATCGACGCTGCTGGTGAACTTCCTGATGGACGAAAGTTCTCGAACCCGACCGAACTGAAAGCCATGATCGCCAGCCGCGTCGACGAACTCGCGCGAAATCTGGTCGAGAAACTGCTCGCTTACGGTTTGTGTCGAAGCCTCGAAGGCTACGACGAAATCGTGGTCGACGGTCTCATGCAAGAGATCGCCGACGATGATTATCGCATGCAAACTCTCATCACCGCTGTCGTCACCAGCTACCCCTTCACCCATCGACGAGTTCAAGAAGATCGGAGCAAATAA
- a CDS encoding efflux transporter outer membrane subunit: MASHHTIWTRHGSCALLLVVLQLAQGGCAYRDAAVVDSHQYDPPFSYSGDVPVPDLWWTAFQDVELNGQIQQAMQKNYTLVAAFERLRAARALTRREASDLWPDVDGFSEMNSTILTDGPNRSNYAFGVDVSYQVDLWGQIESRVEAQNFRATATQEDYYLIALTLSAEIASTYYSLIEARAQLELLDEQIETNQTGAELQEARFELGQIRSADLLRQRQLVQSTREQAVVVRARIEVLEHLLAVLQGLPPQLLYYETGSVLPDLPPLPSTGIPSELLNRRPDVRRDFFLIQAANQDLASAITSQYPRLNLFGTLTTAADNPDQIFRDWILLLGGQLIGPIFDGGERRAEVDRTDAIAQQRLAEYSQTVLIAYQEVEDALTFEHYQLERIERLNDQLELAHQSSIQLREQYLIGEVDYLDVLSAITGEQRLQREVLSSRLELILNRISLYLALAGGVDPCPVQLPVEVSSYTEIPVPIEVLEPVEALPIEVPIPSEVPLPPEIPLPVEIPSGSPAHE, translated from the coding sequence ATGGCCTCTCACCACACAATCTGGACGAGACACGGAAGCTGCGCACTGCTGTTGGTCGTGCTTCAGTTGGCACAGGGTGGTTGCGCCTACCGTGATGCCGCGGTGGTTGATTCCCATCAGTATGATCCGCCATTCTCGTACAGCGGAGACGTACCGGTTCCGGATCTCTGGTGGACAGCCTTTCAGGATGTGGAACTGAATGGGCAAATTCAGCAGGCGATGCAGAAGAACTACACGCTGGTGGCGGCTTTCGAGAGGCTTCGCGCAGCTCGGGCTCTGACTCGTCGTGAAGCTTCGGATCTCTGGCCGGATGTGGACGGGTTCAGTGAAATGAACTCGACGATCTTGACCGATGGACCTAACCGTTCGAACTATGCCTTCGGCGTTGACGTCTCCTATCAGGTCGATTTGTGGGGACAGATTGAGTCACGCGTGGAAGCTCAGAATTTTCGAGCCACCGCGACTCAGGAAGATTATTACTTGATCGCTTTGACTTTGTCCGCCGAAATCGCGTCGACTTATTATTCGCTCATCGAGGCACGTGCTCAGCTGGAACTGCTTGACGAACAGATTGAAACCAATCAAACCGGAGCTGAGCTACAGGAAGCACGGTTTGAGCTTGGACAGATTCGAAGTGCCGACCTGTTGCGTCAGCGGCAACTTGTTCAGTCGACTCGTGAACAGGCTGTTGTTGTCCGAGCACGAATTGAAGTTCTCGAACACTTGCTCGCCGTGCTGCAGGGGCTGCCTCCTCAGTTGCTCTATTATGAGACGGGATCAGTTCTCCCTGACCTGCCTCCTCTGCCTTCGACCGGAATTCCGTCTGAGCTGTTGAATCGACGACCGGATGTTCGTCGAGACTTCTTCCTGATTCAGGCAGCAAATCAAGATCTTGCGTCGGCGATTACGTCACAATATCCGCGATTGAATTTGTTTGGGACGCTCACGACAGCTGCGGACAATCCCGATCAGATTTTCCGCGACTGGATTCTGCTGTTGGGAGGTCAACTGATCGGTCCCATCTTCGATGGCGGAGAACGGCGAGCGGAAGTGGATCGCACAGATGCAATTGCACAACAACGGCTAGCGGAGTACTCTCAAACGGTGCTCATTGCCTACCAGGAAGTTGAGGACGCTCTGACGTTTGAACATTATCAACTGGAGAGAATTGAACGTCTTAATGACCAACTGGAACTCGCACACCAGTCGTCGATTCAACTTCGTGAACAATACCTCATCGGTGAGGTTGACTACCTAGATGTTTTGAGTGCGATTACTGGAGAACAACGATTGCAGCGTGAAGTTTTATCTTCTCGTCTGGAACTGATTTTAAATCGTATCTCCTTGTATCTCGCCCTCGCTGGAGGTGTCGACCCTTGCCCCGTTCAACTGCCAGTAGAAGTTTCTTCGTATACAGAGATCCCGGTCCCAATCGAAGTTCTCGAACCAGTTGAAGCCCTACCCATTGAAGTCCCAATACCATCCGAAGTTCCGTTACCTCCAGAAATTCCTTTGCCCGTAGAGATTCCTTCAGGGAGCCCCGCACATGAATGA
- a CDS encoding efflux RND transporter periplasmic adaptor subunit, with protein sequence MNEVATIRPKRLWARVLITGFICLAILGASAAAIVIINQTEPTAQQIEATRKSAALVQTVSVKRGDYSPRLDVLGTVRPAQSIVLSPRISGQITDVARSFVPGGMVKKGEELLRIDRVDFLNALSINESELLQAKAELEIEQGRQTLAKKELALLEGTIGEANRALVLREPQIASIEAQVSAAEAAVERARLNLERTSIIAPFDAHIVDCSVNVGSQVATGDELAQLVGVEEYWIFASVPIRSLQWVQFPETDGEGSRVTLRNRDSWLPGTSRTGTVSRLIGTLDQQTRLARVLITVADPLALNMDAPPLILESLIETQIECRPINDVVRLKRDYVHEGDTIWVMKNDKLEIRKAVIVFRDAEFAYVQSGLSDGEQVVITTLATVAEGIDLRKVDEFSGFTEELSEEATN encoded by the coding sequence ATGAATGAGGTCGCAACCATTCGACCGAAAAGGTTGTGGGCCCGCGTCTTAATCACAGGTTTCATTTGCCTTGCGATCCTCGGAGCATCCGCTGCGGCGATCGTGATTATCAATCAGACCGAACCGACAGCCCAACAGATTGAAGCGACTCGTAAGTCTGCAGCACTCGTCCAGACCGTTTCGGTGAAGCGAGGAGATTACTCGCCGCGTCTTGATGTATTAGGAACGGTCCGCCCTGCTCAGTCGATTGTCCTCAGCCCGCGAATCAGTGGCCAAATCACTGATGTTGCTCGGAGCTTTGTTCCGGGAGGAATGGTTAAGAAGGGTGAAGAACTCCTGCGAATCGACCGAGTCGATTTTTTGAATGCATTGTCGATCAATGAAAGTGAATTGTTGCAGGCGAAGGCGGAGCTCGAGATCGAGCAGGGTCGACAGACTCTGGCAAAGAAAGAGCTTGCACTTCTTGAAGGCACCATCGGAGAAGCAAATCGGGCACTTGTTCTTCGTGAGCCGCAAATCGCATCGATCGAAGCACAGGTCAGTGCAGCCGAAGCCGCTGTGGAGCGAGCGCGTCTGAATCTTGAGAGAACGAGCATCATCGCTCCGTTCGACGCTCACATCGTGGATTGTTCCGTGAACGTTGGATCGCAAGTGGCAACGGGTGATGAACTCGCTCAACTTGTTGGTGTTGAAGAATACTGGATCTTTGCTTCTGTCCCGATTCGAAGTCTGCAATGGGTTCAGTTTCCGGAAACAGATGGAGAAGGCTCACGGGTCACTCTTCGGAATCGAGATTCCTGGCTGCCAGGAACGAGTCGCACAGGAACGGTTTCGCGACTGATTGGAACACTCGACCAGCAAACCCGATTGGCTCGTGTCTTAATTACAGTTGCAGATCCGCTTGCATTAAACATGGATGCTCCCCCACTTATTCTCGAGAGTCTCATCGAAACTCAAATTGAATGTCGGCCCATTAACGACGTCGTCCGCCTGAAACGTGATTACGTTCACGAGGGGGACACGATTTGGGTCATGAAGAACGACAAACTGGAAATTCGCAAAGCAGTGATAGTGTTCCGAGACGCGGAATTCGCGTACGTTCAGTCAGGCCTTTCAGACGGTGAACAGGTTGTCATCACAACGCTGGCAACGGTTGCTGAAGGAATTGACCTTCGCAAGGTCGATGAATTCTCCGGATTCACAGAAGAGTTGTCTGAGGAGGCAACGAATTGA
- a CDS encoding efflux RND transporter permease subunit, translating into MASNSIAANLLMVILLGGGIWSAFAIQKEVFPQFQLDIVEITVGYPGAAPAEVEQGILQPIEEAVRGVEGVREIVSEAREGRGEVLIELVAGQNRMKVFQDIDQAVNRIQTFPDDIEQPEVRLQSRQQEVMQIGLYGSVDVWTLRKLAEQLRDQLQVHEEITQVELGRAPEYVTHIEIPRQRLRQYGLTLPDVARIIRTSSQDIAAGTVQTTSGEILLRVKARKQWADEFAQIEIVAANDGQIVTLGDIAEIRDGFEEIGFHSQFSQTPSIELEVYRVGNQSPIDIANAVEETMEQFESALPPGVQWRIDRNNAEEFRRRLELVLENAVMAVVIVLVILALFLEFRLAFWVMMGMVVSFVGGIMLLPLVGVSINMISLFGFLIVLGIVVDDAVVVGENVYEMRQEKESSLAATIQGTQEVAGPVVFSILTNIVAFVPLIFIPGETGKFWGPLPIVVIVVLCLSLIESLFILPAHLAHARSGEQHSTGIGAWLHGRQQAFSNGFTRLVDIIYRPILLLCMKYRYVTACLALSIFLVVSAYAASAHMGLILMPAVSADEIEAGIRMPVGTTRDQAARIAEVVTQASQRMFEEHNLHEVAEGIKTNVRGQNFIDVEIVLKPPDQRDMTADEVIELWRDSIGDLPGVTQVTFEAESGPGGARQDISVDLSHNDVDVLGLAAKAFVERVERFSNTRDVSDNYNKGKSQFDFRLRPEGRALGLTDEELGNQLRGAFFGSLALRLLRGTNEIEVRVKLPENEREDVHHLEDLVVRTPGGVEVPLLDVADVEKTEAFSSINRRDGRRVVNVSMDVEPKRAIVQVISALQNEVLPELRENYPGLTWSFEGSDAEMREATASLWGSFSLAIAVVYALLAIAFRGYIQPLIVLIAIPFGIVGAIAGHIMLGYDLSLVSLMGVIALSGVVINDSLIMIDYANRQRKTQSAFDAISQAGIRRFRPILLTTATTFGGLIPLIFEKSLQAQYIIPMAISLGFGILFSTAIILVLVPCLYLILEDIDQFRKSLSETVQSN; encoded by the coding sequence ATGGCCAGCAATTCGATCGCTGCCAATCTGCTGATGGTGATCCTGCTCGGTGGAGGAATCTGGTCGGCCTTTGCGATCCAAAAGGAAGTCTTCCCGCAGTTTCAGTTGGACATCGTTGAAATCACGGTTGGCTATCCGGGTGCTGCTCCTGCGGAAGTCGAGCAAGGCATTCTACAACCGATTGAAGAAGCTGTTCGCGGCGTTGAAGGTGTTCGCGAAATTGTCAGCGAAGCGAGAGAAGGTCGTGGCGAAGTTTTGATCGAACTCGTCGCAGGCCAGAATCGCATGAAGGTCTTTCAAGACATCGATCAGGCTGTCAATCGAATTCAGACGTTTCCCGACGACATTGAGCAACCGGAAGTTCGGCTGCAATCTCGTCAGCAGGAAGTGATGCAGATCGGGCTGTATGGCTCCGTCGATGTCTGGACACTCCGTAAGCTTGCTGAGCAACTCAGGGATCAATTGCAGGTCCACGAAGAAATCACTCAGGTGGAACTGGGGCGAGCCCCCGAATACGTCACTCATATTGAAATTCCGCGACAGCGGCTCAGACAATACGGACTGACACTTCCCGATGTGGCACGCATCATCCGGACGTCGAGTCAGGACATCGCGGCCGGAACGGTTCAGACGACGTCGGGTGAGATCCTGCTGCGTGTCAAAGCCCGGAAACAATGGGCGGATGAATTCGCTCAGATCGAAATCGTCGCTGCCAACGACGGGCAAATTGTCACGCTCGGTGACATCGCCGAGATCCGAGACGGGTTCGAAGAAATTGGGTTTCACTCACAGTTCAGTCAAACTCCTTCGATTGAACTGGAAGTCTACCGCGTCGGAAATCAGTCTCCGATCGACATTGCGAATGCCGTCGAAGAGACGATGGAACAATTCGAGAGCGCGCTCCCACCGGGTGTCCAATGGCGAATTGATCGCAACAACGCGGAAGAGTTTCGTCGACGACTGGAACTCGTGCTCGAAAACGCTGTGATGGCGGTGGTAATCGTGCTGGTTATCCTCGCTTTGTTTCTCGAGTTTCGACTCGCCTTCTGGGTCATGATGGGGATGGTCGTCTCTTTCGTTGGGGGAATCATGCTGCTTCCGCTCGTCGGAGTCAGTATCAACATGATCTCCTTATTCGGCTTTCTCATCGTTTTGGGGATCGTGGTCGACGATGCCGTTGTCGTTGGTGAGAACGTTTATGAAATGAGACAGGAGAAGGAGAGTTCACTCGCCGCCACGATTCAGGGCACGCAGGAAGTCGCGGGACCTGTTGTTTTCAGCATTCTGACGAACATTGTGGCGTTCGTCCCGCTGATCTTTATTCCCGGTGAGACAGGGAAATTCTGGGGACCGCTTCCGATTGTCGTGATTGTGGTCCTCTGTCTTTCGCTGATCGAGTCGCTGTTTATTCTTCCTGCTCACCTTGCTCACGCTCGAAGTGGAGAACAGCATTCGACCGGGATCGGCGCATGGCTGCATGGGCGACAACAGGCCTTCAGCAACGGGTTCACTCGGCTCGTCGACATTATCTATCGCCCGATTCTCCTGCTGTGTATGAAGTATCGCTACGTCACTGCATGTCTGGCGCTCTCCATCTTTTTAGTGGTCAGTGCTTACGCCGCCAGTGCGCATATGGGTTTGATCCTCATGCCTGCGGTCTCTGCGGATGAAATCGAAGCTGGGATTCGAATGCCCGTCGGGACGACTCGTGACCAAGCTGCCAGAATTGCTGAGGTGGTTACACAAGCCAGCCAGCGTATGTTCGAAGAACACAACCTGCACGAAGTCGCAGAGGGAATTAAAACCAACGTGCGGGGGCAGAATTTCATCGATGTTGAAATCGTCCTTAAGCCGCCAGATCAGCGGGACATGACCGCCGATGAAGTGATTGAACTCTGGCGAGATTCGATCGGTGATCTACCCGGTGTCACGCAAGTGACCTTCGAAGCTGAAAGTGGTCCAGGCGGAGCACGTCAGGATATTAGCGTCGACTTAAGTCACAACGATGTCGACGTTCTCGGACTGGCAGCCAAAGCATTCGTCGAACGCGTTGAACGATTCTCGAACACACGCGACGTGAGTGACAACTACAACAAAGGGAAGTCGCAATTCGATTTTCGACTGCGACCGGAAGGTCGTGCGCTCGGACTGACCGACGAAGAACTCGGGAATCAACTTCGTGGGGCCTTCTTCGGGTCACTCGCACTTCGGCTTCTCCGAGGAACAAACGAAATCGAAGTTCGAGTCAAACTCCCGGAGAATGAACGTGAAGATGTTCATCATCTGGAGGATCTGGTAGTGCGGACGCCCGGAGGAGTGGAGGTTCCGCTTCTCGATGTGGCCGACGTGGAGAAAACGGAAGCGTTCTCATCGATCAACCGTCGCGATGGTCGACGAGTCGTCAATGTTTCGATGGACGTCGAACCCAAGCGGGCGATCGTGCAGGTCATCAGTGCGTTGCAAAACGAAGTGCTTCCGGAACTTCGTGAGAACTACCCCGGCCTCACTTGGAGCTTCGAGGGGAGCGACGCTGAAATGCGCGAAGCGACCGCCTCGTTGTGGGGTTCATTCAGCCTTGCCATTGCTGTTGTCTATGCACTTCTCGCCATTGCGTTTCGAGGATACATCCAACCACTCATCGTGCTGATTGCGATTCCGTTCGGAATTGTCGGAGCGATTGCCGGGCATATTATGCTCGGTTATGACCTCTCACTCGTGAGTTTGATGGGGGTGATTGCGTTGTCCGGAGTGGTGATCAATGACTCGCTGATCATGATCGATTATGCGAATCGACAGCGAAAAACACAGTCCGCATTCGACGCGATTTCACAAGCTGGAATTCGACGATTCCGACCGATTCTGTTGACGACAGCTACAACTTTCGGGGGACTCATTCCGCTCATTTTCGAGAAGTCGCTTCAGGCACAGTACATTATCCCGATGGCGATTTCGCTCGGTTTTGGAATCCTCTTTTCGACCGCGATTATTCTCGTACTCGTTCCCTGCTTGTACCTCATTCTGGAAGACATCGATCAGTTCAGAAAATCTCTCTCAGAGACTGTTCAGTCGAACTAA
- a CDS encoding RNA polymerase sigma factor, producing MTDELSAWITESAPRALAYAVSLVRNVSVAEDLVQDCYQRLLTKSEEYDLPKDGTKLLFKAVTNASINWNQREAKSLSLHAVKQNSNFPAAASERPLQAAVRRELDDAVGIALAELPVEQRAVIELHVMGHTTSDIANMLELTPENVRVLRHRARKQLAAQLRPFLENDTQ from the coding sequence ATGACTGACGAACTCTCAGCATGGATCACAGAAAGTGCTCCAAGAGCGCTGGCGTACGCCGTTTCGCTCGTCAGGAATGTCAGCGTTGCGGAAGATCTTGTTCAGGATTGTTATCAGCGATTGCTGACGAAGTCGGAAGAGTATGACTTACCGAAGGATGGAACCAAGCTTCTGTTCAAAGCGGTAACCAATGCGAGCATCAACTGGAATCAGCGCGAAGCGAAATCGCTCAGCTTGCATGCTGTCAAACAGAATTCGAACTTCCCGGCTGCAGCGAGTGAGCGACCGCTTCAGGCAGCTGTTCGTCGTGAACTCGATGACGCTGTTGGTATCGCACTCGCGGAATTGCCTGTTGAACAGCGAGCGGTCATTGAACTTCATGTGATGGGACATACGACCTCTGACATTGCGAATATGCTCGAACTGACTCCGGAGAATGTACGTGTCCTCCGACACCGGGCTCGAAAACAACTCGCTGCGCAACTCCGACCATTCTTGGAGAACGACACCCAGTGA
- a CDS encoding PSD1 and planctomycete cytochrome C domain-containing protein gives MKSLQLATLFVLSLSLCRQVSADDQKSTGDPPSASDFAFFEAKIRPVLIKYCYDCHSIEAGTAEGELRVDEKSALRAGGGRGPAIVPGQPDASLLLTAMLHQDSDLKMPPKEERLSDDVIHDFRKWIEMGAPDPRIANREETNEGWRGKDTAETFWAYQTPQASAVGEVSNPEWANDEIDRFILRQLDRNHLMPSQDAEPHVLLRRLHFDLVGLPPSPNDLKRFGRSIESHGIEKALENEVDSLLESPQFGEHWGRHWLDVARFGESSGKEANIPFPYAWRYRDYVIESVNADIPIDRFFTEQIAGDLLPYESQAERARLLVATGFLAVGTKNLSESNDKQFQADIVDEQIDSLSRAMMASSVACARCHDHKFDPFTMEDYYALAGIFESTKTFFGTFVSPASRQGGELMELPNLINQTVLHPSVTPEKVQELEQKLEELKAEKAEMDAAQRALFSGKKPEKTFTLRDVLANIWRTGPIVGKLQTVDEDGSAIPVAMGVNDRELIRDAHLLARGEVSRPGEQIPRRFPQAIRLDEPPQIPEGESGRLQLAEWLTDSQHPLTSRVFVNRVWHHLFGTGLVRTVDDFGTTGELPSHPELLDTLAVQFVEDGWSLKRLVRRLVLTRTYRQTSDFNQAAFLQDPENRLLWRMAKRRLPAESIRDAMLVVSEELDMSRPKGSLVARKILDKPISLIGLDPRLPTDLDGSLHRSVYLPVIRDRLPDVLELFDFAEPSLVTGDREKTNVPVQALYLMNSQFVLDRSQGFAERLDREAESSAERVKLAFQLCFARSPDHEELERSLAYLQTSSLSKGDNVAGRDELLMSFCQALLSTAEFRNID, from the coding sequence ATGAAATCTCTTCAACTCGCAACTTTATTCGTTCTTTCTCTCTCGCTTTGTAGGCAAGTCTCTGCGGATGACCAGAAATCGACGGGAGATCCACCATCAGCGTCCGACTTCGCATTCTTCGAAGCGAAGATTCGTCCTGTGCTGATTAAGTATTGTTACGATTGTCATTCGATCGAAGCGGGTACAGCCGAAGGGGAACTTCGGGTAGATGAAAAGTCCGCTCTTCGGGCTGGCGGAGGCCGAGGGCCTGCCATCGTTCCGGGGCAACCCGATGCGAGTCTGTTGTTGACTGCCATGCTCCACCAGGATTCCGACCTCAAAATGCCTCCGAAAGAGGAACGGCTGTCTGATGATGTGATCCATGATTTCAGGAAGTGGATCGAAATGGGAGCGCCCGATCCTCGCATCGCGAATCGGGAAGAGACGAACGAAGGATGGCGAGGAAAAGACACAGCGGAGACGTTTTGGGCGTACCAGACGCCGCAGGCATCAGCGGTTGGAGAGGTTTCGAATCCGGAGTGGGCAAATGATGAAATCGACCGCTTCATCTTGCGACAACTCGATCGCAACCATCTGATGCCGTCTCAAGATGCCGAACCGCACGTCCTTCTGCGTAGACTGCATTTCGATCTTGTCGGGCTGCCTCCATCGCCGAATGACCTCAAGCGATTCGGCAGGTCGATTGAGTCGCACGGGATCGAAAAGGCTCTCGAAAATGAAGTCGACTCACTGCTCGAATCGCCCCAATTTGGCGAGCACTGGGGGCGGCACTGGCTCGATGTTGCTCGGTTTGGAGAGTCGAGTGGAAAGGAAGCGAACATTCCTTTTCCGTATGCATGGCGGTATCGGGACTATGTCATCGAAAGCGTCAATGCAGATATTCCGATCGATCGATTCTTTACCGAACAAATCGCTGGCGATCTGCTCCCTTATGAGTCGCAGGCAGAACGTGCTCGATTGCTTGTCGCCACAGGATTCCTGGCCGTCGGGACAAAGAATCTTTCGGAGTCCAATGACAAGCAGTTTCAAGCGGACATTGTCGATGAACAAATCGACAGCCTGAGCAGAGCGATGATGGCCTCCTCGGTCGCATGTGCCCGCTGTCACGATCACAAATTCGATCCGTTCACGATGGAAGACTACTACGCGTTGGCAGGAATCTTCGAAAGCACGAAAACTTTTTTTGGCACGTTCGTTTCGCCAGCCAGTCGGCAGGGAGGCGAATTGATGGAGTTGCCAAATTTAATTAACCAAACTGTCCTCCATCCTTCGGTGACACCGGAGAAAGTCCAAGAGCTTGAACAGAAGCTTGAGGAACTTAAAGCCGAAAAAGCAGAAATGGACGCTGCGCAACGTGCACTCTTCTCCGGGAAGAAACCGGAGAAGACATTCACTCTGCGAGATGTGTTGGCGAACATCTGGCGAACGGGTCCCATCGTCGGGAAGTTGCAGACCGTTGACGAAGACGGGAGTGCGATTCCGGTGGCGATGGGAGTGAACGATCGGGAACTCATTCGCGATGCTCATCTTCTTGCCCGTGGTGAAGTCAGTCGACCCGGAGAACAGATCCCTCGTCGTTTTCCGCAAGCGATCAGGCTCGATGAGCCGCCTCAAATTCCAGAAGGGGAAAGTGGACGATTACAACTCGCGGAGTGGCTCACCGATTCACAACATCCCCTCACAAGTCGCGTTTTTGTCAATCGTGTCTGGCATCATCTCTTTGGAACCGGACTTGTTCGTACCGTGGACGACTTTGGGACAACTGGCGAACTACCCAGTCATCCGGAACTGCTCGACACGCTGGCCGTTCAATTCGTGGAAGATGGCTGGTCTCTGAAACGCCTGGTGCGTCGGCTTGTGCTCACTCGCACGTATCGACAAACCTCAGATTTTAATCAGGCAGCATTCTTACAGGACCCGGAGAATCGACTGTTGTGGAGAATGGCGAAGCGGCGACTTCCCGCCGAATCGATTCGGGATGCAATGCTCGTTGTTTCCGAGGAACTCGATATGTCTCGACCGAAAGGATCATTGGTCGCACGCAAAATCCTCGACAAACCGATCTCGCTGATTGGACTCGATCCTCGGTTGCCGACGGACCTGGATGGTTCGCTACACCGTTCAGTTTATCTGCCGGTCATTCGTGATCGCTTACCCGATGTCCTCGAACTCTTTGACTTCGCGGAGCCGAGTCTCGTCACCGGAGATCGAGAGAAAACGAATGTACCGGTTCAGGCTCTTTACTTGATGAACAGCCAGTTCGTCCTCGATCGAAGCCAGGGATTTGCTGAGCGACTGGATCGTGAGGCCGAATCAAGTGCTGAAAGGGTTAAGCTGGCGTTTCAGCTCTGTTTCGCTCGCAGCCCAGACCACGAAGAACTCGAACGCTCGCTGGCATACCTGCAAACTTCATCGCTTTCAAAGGGTGATAATGTTGCTGGTCGAGATGAGTTGTTGATGAGTTTCTGCCAGGCGCTGTTGTCGACTGCCGAATTCCGAAATATCGACTAA